The Litoreibacter ponti genome includes a window with the following:
- a CDS encoding L-serine ammonia-lyase: MFLSIFDIFKVGIGPSSSHTMGPMTAAGRFLDDLRNGRDKEPGAGELGGVSASLHGSLAFTGKGHATDRAVVLGFMGFLPATLDPDAVDDLIATAEAEGVVHPDGLPALRFNPKTDVVFDYDLTLPGHANGMILKAWDTAGNLYLQETYYSVGGGFVMTEAELAGEEPSLHVQKVEAGFPYPFGSAVEMLEMGRMAGKSIAEMKEANELASMSRVELDRDLARIRDAMFDCIDRGLRLDGILPGGLSVKRRAKNIHEQLRAEEGLNRAQPHTINDWMSVYAMAVNEENAAGGKVVTSPTNGAAGVLPAVLRYYRDHCVGASEAGQRDFLLTAAAIGGLIKYNASISGAEVGCQGEVGSASSMAAAGLCAALGGTNEQIENAAEIALEHHLGMTCDPVAGLVQVPCIERNGLGAIKAVSAASLSLRGDGTHFMPLDNCIEAMRQTGVDMSTKYKETSQGGLAVNIPEC, translated from the coding sequence ATGTTTCTAAGCATCTTTGACATCTTCAAAGTGGGTATCGGCCCGTCTTCGTCTCACACGATGGGGCCGATGACTGCGGCTGGGCGGTTCCTTGACGATCTGCGTAACGGACGGGACAAGGAACCCGGCGCCGGGGAGCTGGGCGGTGTGTCCGCCTCTTTGCACGGATCGCTGGCTTTCACTGGAAAGGGCCACGCAACGGACCGCGCCGTTGTGTTGGGCTTCATGGGCTTCCTGCCCGCCACGCTTGACCCGGATGCGGTCGATGACCTGATCGCGACGGCGGAGGCAGAGGGGGTGGTCCACCCGGACGGCCTGCCTGCGCTGAGGTTCAACCCGAAGACAGACGTCGTGTTTGACTACGACCTGACCCTGCCGGGCCACGCCAACGGCATGATCCTGAAAGCCTGGGACACCGCCGGGAACCTGTATCTACAGGAGACCTACTATTCGGTCGGCGGCGGCTTTGTGATGACCGAGGCCGAGCTTGCAGGCGAAGAGCCGTCGCTGCACGTCCAAAAGGTCGAGGCGGGCTTTCCTTATCCGTTTGGCTCGGCGGTCGAGATGCTCGAAATGGGGCGCATGGCGGGCAAAAGCATCGCCGAGATGAAAGAGGCCAACGAGCTGGCGTCGATGTCGAGGGTCGAGCTGGACCGCGATCTGGCCCGTATCCGTGACGCCATGTTCGACTGTATCGACCGCGGGCTGCGCCTCGACGGAATTCTGCCCGGGGGGCTTAGTGTCAAGCGCCGCGCGAAGAATATCCACGAGCAATTGCGCGCGGAAGAGGGACTCAACCGCGCCCAGCCTCACACGATCAACGATTGGATGAGCGTCTACGCCATGGCGGTGAACGAGGAAAATGCGGCGGGCGGCAAGGTCGTGACGTCCCCTACCAATGGGGCCGCAGGCGTGCTGCCTGCGGTGCTGCGCTACTACCGCGACCATTGCGTCGGTGCATCCGAGGCAGGGCAGCGTGATTTCCTTCTGACTGCGGCGGCCATCGGTGGGCTGATCAAGTATAACGCTTCGATTTCAGGGGCCGAAGTTGGCTGCCAGGGCGAGGTTGGCTCGGCCTCTTCCATGGCGGCTGCCGGGCTTTGTGCGGCTTTGGGAGGCACCAACGAGCAGATCGAAAACGCCGCCGAGATTGCCTTGGAACACCACTTGGGCATGACCTGCGACCCTGTGGCCGGGCTGGTGCAGGTCCCGTGTATCGAGCGCAACGGACTGGGCGCGATCAAGGCCGTCAGCGCTGCCTCCCTGTCGCTGCGCGGAGACGGCACGCATTTCATGCCGCTCGACAATTGCATCGAGGCGATGCGCCAGACCGGCGTCGACATGTCGACCAAGTATAAAGAGACCTCGCAAGGGGGCTTGGCGGTCAACATCCCCGAATGCTGA
- the glpD gene encoding glycerol-3-phosphate dehydrogenase, which translates to MHTQEESQDMAQDEMVDLFVIGGGINGCGIARDAAGRGLSVALAEMNDLASATSSASTKLFHGGLRYLEYFEVRLVRESLIERETLLKAMPHISWPMRFVLPYHKDMRFEGTTPTSKLLNTVMPWMKGRRPAWLIRLGLFMYDNLGGREILPGTKTVDLTSAPEGEGIEDRFKFAYEYSDCWIEDSRLVVLNARDAEARGAKIMTRTKVTKAERVDDHWVITLEADGKTWEQHAKMLVNAGGPWVEDVIRQKARINSTEGIRLVRGSHIVTKRLFDHDKCYFFQGEDGRIIFAIPYETDFTLIGTTDAEHSDPSVKPVCTDEERDYLIKFANGYFKYDITKDDVVWTYSGVRPLYDDGAKSATAATRDYVLSLNEDGGAPMLNVFGGKITTYRKLAEHALEKIVPFFGKSKEGWTAGVAMPGGDFKVADVDKLIAELKRDFGFLDDFWAKRLIRAYGTEARLILGTARKPEELGESFGATLTAREITWLMENEYARRAEDVVWRRSKLGLRMSEAEIQKLDDWMTAQTAAAA; encoded by the coding sequence ATGCACACGCAAGAGGAGTCGCAGGATATGGCGCAGGACGAGATGGTCGATCTGTTCGTGATCGGGGGCGGGATCAACGGCTGCGGGATCGCGCGCGATGCCGCTGGGCGGGGCCTGTCCGTCGCCCTGGCCGAGATGAACGACCTGGCCTCCGCCACCTCCAGCGCGTCGACCAAGCTGTTCCACGGCGGGTTGCGGTATCTTGAGTATTTCGAGGTGCGCCTCGTCCGCGAGTCCCTGATCGAACGCGAGACGCTGCTGAAGGCGATGCCGCATATCAGCTGGCCCATGCGCTTCGTGCTGCCCTACCACAAGGACATGCGGTTCGAAGGCACGACGCCCACATCCAAGCTGCTGAACACAGTGATGCCCTGGATGAAAGGCCGCCGCCCGGCGTGGCTGATCCGGCTGGGCCTGTTCATGTATGACAATCTCGGTGGGCGGGAGATTTTGCCCGGCACCAAAACCGTCGACCTGACCAGTGCGCCCGAAGGCGAAGGGATCGAGGATCGCTTCAAATTCGCCTATGAATATTCCGATTGCTGGATCGAGGACTCGCGCCTCGTGGTGCTCAACGCCCGCGACGCCGAGGCGCGTGGGGCCAAGATCATGACGCGCACCAAGGTGACCAAGGCGGAACGTGTTGACGATCACTGGGTGATCACGCTGGAAGCGGATGGCAAGACGTGGGAGCAGCACGCCAAGATGCTGGTCAACGCAGGCGGGCCGTGGGTCGAGGATGTGATCCGGCAGAAGGCCCGCATCAACTCGACCGAAGGCATTCGCCTTGTGCGCGGCAGCCACATCGTGACCAAGCGCCTGTTCGATCACGACAAGTGCTATTTTTTCCAGGGCGAGGACGGACGCATCATCTTCGCCATTCCCTACGAGACGGATTTCACCCTGATCGGCACGACGGATGCCGAGCATTCCGACCCGTCTGTGAAGCCCGTCTGCACCGATGAAGAGCGCGACTACCTGATCAAGTTTGCCAACGGCTACTTCAAGTATGACATCACCAAGGATGATGTCGTCTGGACCTATTCCGGCGTACGCCCGCTTTACGATGACGGGGCCAAATCCGCGACCGCTGCGACCCGTGACTATGTGCTGAGCCTGAACGAGGATGGCGGCGCGCCGATGCTCAACGTCTTTGGCGGAAAGATCACGACCTACCGCAAGCTGGCCGAACACGCGTTGGAAAAGATCGTGCCTTTCTTCGGGAAATCGAAAGAGGGATGGACGGCCGGTGTCGCGATGCCCGGGGGCGATTTCAAGGTCGCTGATGTCGACAAGCTGATTGCGGAGCTGAAACGGGATTTCGGCTTCCTGGATGATTTCTGGGCCAAACGGCTGATCCGCGCCTATGGCACCGAGGCGCGGTTGATCCTGGGCACCGCCCGCAAGCCTGAAGAGCTGGGGGAAAGCTTCGGCGCGACCCTCACCGCGCGTGAGATCACGTGGCTGATGGAAAACGAATATGCGCGCCGCGCCGAAGATGTCGTTTGGCGTCGCTCGAAGCTGGGCTTACGGATGAGCGAGGCCGAGATACAAAAGCTCGATGACTGGATGACCGCGCAGACGGCCGCCGCCGCATAG
- a CDS encoding aspartate aminotransferase family protein, whose translation MDGNLNSNDLSGVVEADRAHVWHHLSQHAPYMAPEGQGRTDPKIIVEGKGINVWDQHGRKHIDAVSGGVWTVNVGYGRESIANAVRDQLVKMNFFGGTVGSIPAAQFSERLISKMPGMSRVYYANSGSEANEKGFKMVRQIAHKVYGGKKHKILYRDRDYHGTTIACLSGGGQEERGAQYGPYTPGFVAVPHCLEYRAMDQGLGHLSGEAYGIAAANAIEEMILREGPDTVGALCLEPVTAGGGVITPPEGYWPRVQEICKKYDILLHIDEVVCGMGRTGTWFGYQHYGVQPDIVTMAKGVASGYAAISCCVTTEKVFDMFKDDTSDHLNYFRDISTFGGCTAGPAAALENMRILEDENLLENTIEMGNYMMEQMHGLAEKHACIGDVRGKGLFTGMELVEDRETRKPLPEKIVAQITGTSMKDDAVIVGMTNRSVPGHNNTLCFSPALIATKDDIDAILASVDRSISIVMG comes from the coding sequence ATGGACGGCAATCTGAACAGCAATGATCTCTCCGGCGTTGTCGAGGCCGACCGCGCCCATGTCTGGCACCACCTGAGCCAGCACGCCCCCTACATGGCCCCCGAGGGCCAGGGCCGCACCGACCCCAAGATCATCGTCGAGGGCAAGGGCATCAACGTCTGGGACCAGCATGGCCGCAAGCATATCGACGCCGTGTCCGGCGGCGTCTGGACCGTCAATGTGGGCTATGGCCGCGAAAGCATCGCGAATGCCGTGCGCGACCAGTTGGTGAAGATGAATTTCTTCGGCGGCACCGTAGGCTCGATCCCCGCTGCGCAATTCTCCGAGCGGCTGATCTCCAAGATGCCGGGCATGAGCCGCGTCTACTACGCCAACTCCGGCTCCGAGGCGAATGAGAAGGGCTTCAAGATGGTCCGCCAGATCGCCCACAAGGTCTATGGCGGCAAGAAGCACAAGATTCTGTACCGCGACCGCGACTACCACGGCACCACCATCGCCTGCCTGTCGGGCGGCGGTCAGGAAGAGCGCGGTGCGCAATACGGTCCCTACACCCCCGGGTTCGTGGCTGTGCCCCACTGCCTTGAATACCGCGCTATGGATCAGGGGCTGGGCCACCTGTCGGGCGAGGCTTACGGCATCGCCGCGGCCAACGCGATCGAAGAGATGATCCTGCGCGAAGGCCCCGACACCGTTGGCGCGCTGTGCCTTGAGCCGGTCACCGCGGGCGGCGGCGTCATCACCCCGCCCGAGGGCTACTGGCCCCGCGTGCAGGAGATTTGCAAGAAGTACGACATCCTGCTGCATATCGACGAGGTTGTCTGCGGCATGGGCCGAACCGGCACCTGGTTCGGCTACCAGCACTATGGCGTGCAGCCCGACATCGTGACGATGGCCAAGGGCGTGGCATCCGGCTACGCCGCAATCTCATGCTGCGTGACGACCGAGAAGGTCTTTGACATGTTCAAGGACGACACGTCGGATCACCTGAACTACTTCCGCGACATCTCGACCTTTGGCGGCTGCACAGCTGGTCCTGCCGCAGCGCTGGAAAACATGCGCATCCTCGAGGACGAGAATCTGCTCGAGAACACGATCGAGATGGGCAATTACATGATGGAACAGATGCACGGCCTCGCCGAGAAGCACGCCTGCATCGGCGACGTACGCGGCAAGGGTCTGTTTACCGGGATGGAGCTGGTCGAGGATCGCGAGACCCGCAAGCCCCTGCCCGAGAAGATCGTGGCGCAGATCACCGGCACGTCGATGAAAGACGACGCAGTGATCGTCGGCATGACCAACCGCTCGGTCCCGGGTCACAACAACACCCTGTGCTTCTCGCCCGCTCTGATCGCGACGAAGGACGATATCGACGCCATTCTGGCCTCGGTCGATCGCTCCATTTCGATCGTAATGGGCTAA
- a CDS encoding DeoR/GlpR family DNA-binding transcription regulator, whose amino-acid sequence MFTFVWSRFTFVFDTKGRSLAVNLRQTEILDIARRDGRVSVDALSRQFTTSVQTIRKDLTELCTSGQLKRVHGGAILSESAAVIGYEERRQLNHDAKTRIARSCTADIAEGSCIFLNIGTTTEAVARALLGHQALTVVTNNLNIANILSANEGIEVMVAGGTLRRSDGGLTGSMTAKLIAQFKFDVAVIGCSALDEDGDILDFDLQEVDVSQTILDRARQSYLVSDASKFSRTAPVKIASLEHIDRFYTDSALPASLQEACSGWGTDLRLA is encoded by the coding sequence ATGTTTACTTTCGTTTGGTCAAGGTTTACTTTCGTTTTTGATACGAAAGGGCGCAGTTTGGCCGTTAATCTAAGACAAACCGAGATTTTGGACATCGCCCGCCGGGACGGGCGTGTGAGCGTGGATGCCCTGTCGCGCCAGTTCACCACGTCGGTGCAAACAATCCGTAAAGACCTGACCGAGCTTTGTACCTCGGGCCAGTTGAAGCGCGTGCATGGCGGCGCGATCCTGTCGGAAAGCGCGGCGGTCATCGGCTACGAGGAACGTCGCCAGTTGAACCACGACGCCAAGACCCGCATCGCGCGCAGCTGTACGGCGGATATCGCGGAAGGGTCGTGCATTTTCCTCAACATCGGCACCACGACGGAGGCCGTGGCGCGTGCATTGCTCGGGCACCAAGCGCTGACCGTGGTAACCAACAATCTCAACATCGCCAATATCCTGTCCGCCAATGAGGGGATCGAGGTGATGGTGGCGGGCGGCACATTACGCCGCTCCGACGGCGGGCTGACCGGCTCGATGACCGCGAAGCTGATCGCGCAATTCAAGTTCGACGTCGCCGTGATCGGCTGCTCGGCGCTGGACGAAGACGGCGACATTCTGGATTTCGACCTGCAAGAGGTCGATGTCAGCCAAACGATCCTGGACCGCGCGCGGCAGAGCTATCTGGTTTCTGACGCCTCAAAATTCAGCCGCACAGCACCGGTCAAGATCGCGAGCCTCGAGCATATCGACCGCTTCTACACTGACAGCGCCTTGCCCGCGTCCCTGCAAGAGGCGTGCAGCGGATGGGGGACGGATTTGAGGCTGGCCTAG
- a CDS encoding taurine ABC transporter ATP-binding protein, giving the protein MSGLTIDKISMRFDLPNGGSVQALKDVSLQLNQGELMSVLGPSGCGKTTLLNIVAGFLAPTEGKIRLGDHVVTGPDAERGMVFQQGALFEWMSVRQNVAFGPRMKGQRDSEYGANVDHLLDVVGLQDFKEKAIYELSGGMQQRVALARCLANDPDVILMDEPLGALDALTREKMQSLVLKLWKETGKTIILITHSVEEALLLGERLLVMAPRPGRIHKEYRLPFADLGVGQDLREVKKHPDYAKTREEILAMIWDMEEEIMGRAEENA; this is encoded by the coding sequence ATGTCAGGCCTGACAATCGACAAAATTTCCATGCGGTTCGATCTGCCTAATGGCGGCTCAGTGCAGGCGCTCAAGGACGTCTCCCTGCAGCTTAACCAGGGCGAGCTGATGAGCGTGCTGGGCCCCTCGGGCTGCGGCAAGACCACGCTGCTCAACATCGTCGCGGGCTTTCTCGCCCCGACCGAAGGAAAGATCCGGCTGGGCGACCATGTTGTCACCGGCCCCGACGCCGAGCGCGGCATGGTGTTCCAGCAAGGCGCGCTGTTCGAGTGGATGAGCGTGCGCCAGAACGTGGCCTTCGGCCCGCGTATGAAGGGCCAGCGCGACAGCGAGTATGGCGCGAATGTTGACCACCTCCTCGATGTTGTGGGTCTGCAGGACTTCAAGGAAAAAGCAATCTACGAGCTTTCGGGCGGGATGCAGCAGCGCGTGGCCCTTGCCCGCTGTCTGGCCAATGACCCGGATGTGATCTTGATGGACGAACCGCTGGGCGCGCTGGATGCGCTGACCCGCGAGAAGATGCAAAGCCTCGTGCTGAAGCTATGGAAAGAGACCGGCAAGACCATCATCCTGATCACCCACTCGGTGGAGGAGGCGTTGCTTCTGGGCGAGCGCCTGCTGGTCATGGCCCCGCGACCGGGACGCATCCACAAGGAGTACCGCCTGCCGTTCGCCGATCTGGGCGTCGGTCAGGACCTGCGTGAGGTCAAGAAACACCCCGACTATGCCAAAACCCGCGAGGAAATTCTGGCGATGATCTGGGACATGGAAGAAGAGATTATGGGCCGCGCGGAGGAAAACGCATGA
- a CDS encoding NAD-dependent epimerase/dehydratase family protein produces MKKIVLTGAAGNLGKILRGPLAAMCDELVSTDIEDNVPDLAENERFVQADLADMTQIGPVLEDAEMVVHFGAIVDELPFEQMWGPNFVGSYNIWQAGKEHGVRRIVYASSIHAMGMYPKTVAIDTEMPHRPDTYYGLAKCFTEDLGRMFWEKEGIESVHLRIYSATSRPGNARALGSWLSADDLVQLVSRAIDTPVVGFTVVYGVSNNDRSPVDNSAAAHLGYRPKDNAEVYAPEILAETGPVDLSDPGVTCHGGPFASATLGVSPMALMGIPEDD; encoded by the coding sequence ATGAAGAAGATCGTGTTGACCGGTGCTGCGGGCAATCTGGGTAAAATCCTGCGCGGGCCGCTGGCGGCGATGTGCGACGAACTGGTTTCAACCGATATCGAGGACAACGTGCCCGATCTGGCCGAAAACGAGCGCTTCGTGCAGGCCGATCTGGCCGACATGACGCAGATTGGGCCGGTGCTGGAAGACGCCGAGATGGTGGTGCATTTCGGGGCCATCGTGGACGAGCTGCCGTTTGAGCAGATGTGGGGGCCGAACTTCGTGGGCTCCTACAATATATGGCAAGCGGGTAAGGAACATGGCGTGCGCCGGATCGTCTACGCGTCGTCAATCCACGCGATGGGGATGTATCCCAAGACGGTTGCCATCGACACGGAGATGCCGCACCGGCCCGACACGTACTACGGCCTCGCCAAATGCTTCACCGAGGATCTGGGCCGCATGTTCTGGGAAAAGGAAGGTATCGAGAGCGTGCATCTGCGCATCTATTCCGCCACGTCGCGGCCCGGAAATGCACGGGCGCTGGGCTCATGGCTTAGCGCCGATGATCTGGTGCAACTGGTGAGCCGCGCGATTGATACCCCCGTGGTGGGCTTCACCGTCGTCTATGGCGTGTCGAACAACGATCGCTCCCCGGTCGATAACTCCGCTGCGGCCCATCTGGGCTACCGGCCCAAGGATAATGCCGAGGTCTACGCGCCAGAGATATTGGCCGAAACAGGTCCGGTTGACCTGAGCGATCCGGGCGTGACGTGCCACGGTGGACCATTTGCGTCTGCCACGCTGGGCGTCAGCCCCATGGCGCTGATGGGCATCCCCGAGGACGACTAG
- a CDS encoding ABC transporter substrate-binding protein — protein MKLTTKLMSAVAGVAMLTGAQGAMADGHGITVGYFLEWPMPFQFAKVEGMYDEALGAPVTWVSFDTGTAMSAAMASGDVDISVSQGVPPFVVATSAGQDIQIVDVAVSYSENDNCVVSSGLEIDKDSASELAGKKVAVPLGTAAHYGFLSQMNHFGVDVSGMEVVDMAPAEGAAALAQGSVDMACGWGGALRRMKESGNILLTGAEKEELGILVFDVTSAPASFVAESSDTLAKFLKVTADANAMWADEANRAKMLPVIAKDAGMDEAATETTLAGFTFPSVEDQLGSKWLGGGAQSFMKGVADVFVNANSIDAALDSYEATVNTGPLEAASNM, from the coding sequence ATGAAATTGACCACCAAACTCATGAGCGCTGTTGCTGGCGTTGCCATGCTGACCGGCGCTCAGGGCGCTATGGCCGACGGCCACGGGATCACCGTGGGCTACTTCCTGGAGTGGCCGATGCCGTTCCAGTTCGCCAAGGTCGAAGGCATGTATGACGAAGCGCTTGGCGCGCCTGTCACCTGGGTGTCCTTCGACACCGGGACCGCTATGTCCGCCGCCATGGCATCGGGCGACGTGGATATCTCCGTCAGCCAGGGTGTGCCGCCCTTCGTGGTTGCGACCTCCGCCGGTCAGGACATCCAGATCGTCGACGTGGCCGTGTCCTATTCCGAGAACGACAACTGCGTTGTGTCCTCCGGGCTTGAAATCGACAAGGACAGCGCGTCCGAGCTGGCTGGCAAGAAAGTTGCCGTACCGCTGGGCACCGCAGCTCACTACGGCTTCCTGAGCCAGATGAACCACTTCGGTGTGGACGTCTCCGGCATGGAAGTTGTCGACATGGCCCCGGCTGAAGGCGCTGCTGCGCTGGCGCAGGGCTCCGTCGACATGGCTTGTGGCTGGGGTGGCGCGCTGCGTCGCATGAAAGAGTCCGGCAACATTCTGCTGACCGGCGCCGAAAAGGAAGAGCTGGGTATTCTGGTGTTCGACGTGACCTCCGCGCCCGCGTCCTTCGTGGCCGAGTCCAGCGATACGCTGGCCAAGTTCCTCAAAGTCACCGCTGACGCCAACGCCATGTGGGCCGACGAGGCAAACCGCGCGAAGATGCTGCCGGTGATCGCCAAAGATGCTGGTATGGATGAGGCTGCCACCGAGACCACTCTCGCCGGTTTCACCTTCCCCTCCGTGGAAGATCAGCTGGGCAGCAAATGGCTGGGAGGCGGCGCACAGTCCTTCATGAAGGGCGTGGCAGATGTGTTCGTGAATGCGAATTCCATCGACGCCGCGCTGGACAGCTACGAGGCCACCGTGAACACGGGCCCGCTGGAAGCTGCATCCAACATGTAA
- the glpK gene encoding glycerol kinase GlpK: MTHILAIDQGTTSSRAILFDGDMKIKASAQEEFPQHFPQSGWVEHDPADLWSTTAGTCRAAIERAGLSADDIAAIGITNQRETTVVWDKSTGQPVYNAIVWQDRRTSDFCREMREAGHEPMFTDRTGLLLDPYFSGTKLRWILENVDGVRARAEAGELLFGTVDTYLIWKLTGGAAHVTDATNAARTLLYDIRKGRWSTTICEMFGIPMSMLPEVKNCADDFGMARADLFGREIPILGVAGDQQAATVGQACFQPGMLKSTYGTGCFALLNTGETPVTSENRLLTTIAYQFDGKPTYALEGSIFIAGAVVQWLRDGLKIIREASETQPLADKADPGQDVIMVPAFTGLGAPYWDADCRGAVFGLTRNSGPAELAKAALESVGYQTRDLLEAMQADWSGNGENVLRVDGGMTASDWAMQFLSDIIGAQVDRPEVLETTALGAAWLAGSRAGIYPDMDGFAKSWALERRFEPSMDEDTRARKYGAWKKAVAATLTVS, translated from the coding sequence ATGACCCATATTCTTGCCATCGATCAGGGCACCACCTCGAGCCGCGCGATCCTGTTCGACGGGGACATGAAAATCAAAGCCTCCGCGCAAGAGGAGTTCCCGCAGCATTTTCCGCAATCGGGCTGGGTCGAACATGACCCGGCGGATCTGTGGTCCACCACCGCAGGGACCTGTCGCGCAGCGATCGAGAGGGCGGGGCTCAGCGCTGACGACATCGCGGCCATCGGCATCACCAACCAGCGCGAGACGACTGTCGTCTGGGACAAATCGACCGGCCAGCCGGTCTACAATGCCATTGTTTGGCAGGATCGCCGGACCTCTGACTTCTGCCGCGAGATGCGTGAGGCGGGTCATGAACCGATGTTCACCGACCGCACCGGCCTGCTGCTGGACCCGTATTTCTCGGGCACCAAGCTGCGCTGGATCTTGGAAAACGTCGATGGCGTGCGTGCCCGCGCGGAAGCGGGCGAGCTGCTGTTTGGCACGGTCGACACGTATCTCATCTGGAAGCTGACCGGTGGTGCGGCCCATGTGACTGACGCAACGAACGCAGCGCGTACGTTGCTTTATGATATCCGCAAGGGCCGCTGGAGCACGACCATTTGCGAGATGTTCGGCATCCCCATGTCGATGCTGCCCGAGGTCAAGAATTGCGCCGATGATTTCGGCATGGCGCGCGCCGATCTGTTCGGGCGCGAGATACCGATCCTTGGCGTGGCGGGCGACCAACAGGCGGCGACCGTTGGTCAGGCCTGTTTCCAGCCGGGCATGTTGAAATCGACCTACGGCACGGGATGCTTCGCACTTTTGAACACGGGCGAGACGCCGGTGACGTCGGAAAACCGCTTGCTGACGACGATTGCTTACCAATTCGACGGCAAGCCGACCTACGCCTTGGAAGGCTCGATTTTCATCGCAGGCGCAGTTGTGCAATGGCTACGCGACGGGTTGAAGATCATCCGCGAGGCATCCGAGACGCAGCCTTTGGCGGACAAGGCTGACCCCGGCCAGGACGTAATCATGGTACCGGCCTTCACCGGCCTCGGTGCGCCCTATTGGGACGCAGATTGCCGGGGCGCAGTGTTCGGGCTGACCCGAAACTCGGGTCCTGCAGAACTTGCGAAAGCAGCGCTGGAAAGCGTCGGATATCAGACTCGTGATCTTCTGGAGGCGATGCAGGCCGACTGGTCCGGTAATGGCGAGAACGTCCTGCGCGTCGACGGCGGGATGACCGCCAGCGATTGGGCGATGCAGTTCCTCAGCGACATCATCGGCGCGCAGGTGGACCGCCCCGAAGTGCTGGAGACGACGGCGCTTGGTGCCGCGTGGCTCGCAGGCTCGCGCGCCGGGATTTACCCCGACATGGACGGCTTTGCGAAATCCTGGGCGCTGGAGCGCCGCTTTGAGCCGTCGATGGACGAAGACACACGAGCCCGGAAATACGGCGCGTGGAAAAAGGCGGTCGCCGCGACGCTGACGGTCAGCTAG
- a CDS encoding ABC transporter permease gives MIIFLIYLAIFIGAYFAVQAVAKTAAGVTDYTSLKTVTFGDESAVRPNRAASIISVASIFLLWGAFTGSSMIPGFLHAPGPFTGTGEFTYTVEANGERDDATVTINVFDTGADETAPTVDPGDGFAKNDAASVQKYRSKLVRVDQNDELGRDAGATIVAVNGDAIAPGGEVFTDFARIAMSPKGTLNIVPNTGWQMEPIWLPPPEDVVKRIGEVATEGFRNFTLWEHLGYSLFRVVVGFFFGALVGIPLGYAMGLSNWFRGWFDPIVEFMRPVPPLALIPLVIIWAGIGEVGKIILLFLAALWIMAIAARSGVSGVNITKVHAAYSLGASKWQIMRHVIVPNSLPEIFTGARVAMGVCWGTVVAAELVAAEKGAGMMIMVASKFQNTDIVLMGIILIGVIGFSIDVLMRWAERFLVPWKGRS, from the coding sequence ATGATCATCTTTCTGATCTATCTCGCCATCTTCATTGGCGCATATTTCGCAGTGCAGGCCGTGGCCAAGACCGCCGCCGGTGTGACGGACTACACGTCGCTCAAGACGGTGACATTCGGCGACGAGAGCGCTGTGCGTCCGAACCGGGCGGCATCCATCATCTCGGTTGCGTCGATCTTCCTGCTTTGGGGCGCGTTTACCGGATCGTCGATGATCCCGGGCTTCCTGCACGCGCCGGGTCCCTTCACCGGCACCGGAGAGTTCACCTACACGGTAGAAGCCAATGGCGAGCGCGACGACGCGACGGTGACGATCAACGTGTTCGACACCGGCGCGGACGAAACTGCGCCCACGGTCGATCCCGGCGACGGCTTTGCCAAGAATGACGCAGCCTCCGTGCAGAAATACCGCTCGAAACTGGTTCGCGTTGATCAAAACGACGAACTGGGCCGCGACGCGGGCGCGACGATTGTTGCGGTCAACGGCGATGCCATCGCGCCCGGTGGCGAAGTGTTCACCGATTTTGCACGCATCGCGATGAGCCCCAAAGGGACGCTTAATATTGTGCCGAACACGGGCTGGCAGATGGAACCGATCTGGCTGCCGCCCCCGGAGGATGTGGTCAAGCGCATCGGCGAAGTCGCGACCGAGGGCTTCCGCAATTTCACTCTGTGGGAGCACCTGGGTTACTCGCTCTTTCGCGTGGTCGTGGGCTTCTTCTTCGGCGCGCTGGTGGGGATCCCGCTGGGCTACGCCATGGGTCTGAGCAACTGGTTCCGTGGCTGGTTTGACCCGATCGTGGAATTCATGCGTCCGGTGCCGCCGCTGGCGCTGATCCCGTTGGTGATCATCTGGGCGGGCATCGGAGAGGTGGGCAAGATCATCCTGCTGTTCCTCGCGGCGCTCTGGATCATGGCGATTGCCGCAAGGTCCGGGGTGTCCGGCGTGAACATCACCAAGGTGCACGCGGCCTACTCGCTGGGGGCCTCCAAATGGCAGATCATGCGGCATGTCATTGTGCCGAACTCCCTGCCGGAGATCTTCACCGGCGCACGGGTTGCCATGGGGGTCTGCTGGGGCACCGTTGTGGCCGCGGAACTGGTGGCCGCCGAGAAGGGCGCGGGCATGATGATCATGGTCGCCTCCAAGTTCCAGAACACCGACATCGTGCTGATGGGCATCATCCTGATCGGAGTGATCGGGTTCTCCATCGATGTGCTGATGCGCTGGGCCGAGCGGTTCCTGGTGCCGTGGAAGGGCCGCAGTTAA